The proteins below are encoded in one region of Myxococcales bacterium:
- a CDS encoding polysaccharide deacetylase family protein, protein MQRLAAVSVDLDEIDCYHAIHGLKIDQKPTHPVYDYAIARLAQTFKELDIPATFFVIGRDLERDKNAETLRSLHKEGYELANHSFHHRYDFSKQSEDSIRDDVLRGQKAIEAVTGKIPRGFRAPGYTINNQVFRILEELGLEYDSSVFPCPWYYVAKHLALAWIKLRGRKSPSIADTPKVLFAPANPYRIGAPYWKRGNGLLELPIGVQSNARLRFPFIGTNVVLFGDKAAQSFAKGMRSRPFVNLELHGMDLLDAEQDDLGYLRPHQPDLRKTLAQKKSALVAAISQLKQDGCRFVTLNQAAEHFGSHITA, encoded by the coding sequence GTGCAGCGGCTGGCCGCAGTGTCGGTCGATCTCGATGAAATCGATTGCTACCATGCGATTCATGGCCTGAAGATTGATCAAAAGCCCACGCATCCAGTTTACGACTACGCTATTGCAAGGTTAGCTCAAACCTTCAAAGAGTTAGATATTCCCGCGACTTTTTTTGTGATTGGGCGCGACCTTGAACGCGATAAAAATGCTGAGACACTTCGCAGCCTGCATAAGGAAGGCTATGAACTTGCAAACCACAGCTTTCATCACCGTTATGATTTTTCAAAACAAAGCGAGGATAGCATTCGCGACGACGTGTTACGCGGACAAAAAGCGATTGAGGCTGTCACAGGGAAGATACCAAGAGGTTTTCGCGCGCCAGGCTACACCATCAACAATCAAGTGTTTCGCATTTTAGAAGAACTTGGCCTTGAATACGACAGCAGCGTTTTTCCCTGCCCGTGGTATTATGTTGCAAAACATCTTGCGCTGGCTTGGATCAAACTTCGTGGCCGTAAAAGTCCCAGCATCGCCGATACACCAAAGGTGCTTTTTGCTCCTGCAAATCCTTATCGCATCGGAGCGCCCTATTGGAAACGTGGCAACGGCTTACTTGAACTCCCCATAGGAGTGCAAAGCAACGCACGCCTTCGTTTTCCGTTCATTGGCACCAATGTTGTTCTTTTCGGGGATAAAGCTGCACAGAGCTTTGCCAAAGGCATGCGCTCTCGTCCTTTCGTAAACCTCGAGCTTCACGGTATGGATCTGCTCGATGCCGAACAAGACGACCTTGGCTACCTGCGTCCTCACCAGCCAGATTTACGAAAAACCCTCGCTCAGAAGAAAAGCGCTCTCGTTGCCGCCATCAGCCAACTCAAGCAAGACGGCTGCCGTTT
- a CDS encoding glycosyltransferase: protein MTIPSPSQPRVSIVIPVYNEEAILHAAIVDLIDRLRDKRWSYEIIIAENGSQDETVTIAEDLSKRFTQVRSFSLGEPNYGKALREGIMMANGELIICDEIDLCDVEFHEQAVALLDSGQHDLVIGSKLADGASDERPWMRHMGSVVINGMLRVALGFKGSDTHGLKAFRKNALLPIAEACIVDKDLFASEFVIRAERAKIQIKEIPVRVLEKRPPSIGLVRRVPNVLKNLTKLVVAIRVKG from the coding sequence ATGACGATTCCCTCTCCTTCCCAGCCTCGGGTTTCCATTGTGATTCCTGTCTACAATGAAGAAGCTATTTTACACGCAGCGATTGTGGACCTGATTGACCGTTTGCGCGACAAGCGCTGGAGCTATGAAATCATCATCGCTGAAAACGGATCGCAAGACGAAACAGTCACTATCGCAGAAGACTTAAGCAAACGTTTCACGCAAGTCCGATCTTTTAGTCTCGGCGAGCCAAACTACGGTAAAGCTTTACGTGAAGGCATCATGATGGCCAACGGGGAACTTATCATCTGCGATGAGATTGACCTCTGCGACGTTGAGTTTCACGAACAAGCAGTTGCATTGCTTGACTCGGGACAACATGACCTTGTGATTGGCTCGAAACTCGCCGACGGTGCGAGTGATGAACGGCCTTGGATGCGGCACATGGGCAGTGTAGTTATCAATGGCATGCTTCGTGTCGCCCTTGGTTTCAAGGGCTCCGACACCCATGGGCTCAAGGCCTTTCGCAAAAACGCATTGCTGCCGATTGCAGAAGCCTGCATCGTCGACAAAGACTTGTTCGCCAGCGAATTTGTCATTCGTGCGGAACGTGCCAAGATTCAAATCAAAGAGATTCCCGTTCGAGTGCTTGAAAAAAGGCCACCTTCCATTGGCTTGGTTCGCCGTGTCCCGAATGTTCTAAAGAACCTGACCAAACTCGTCGTCGCCATTCGAGTTAAAGGGTGA
- a CDS encoding FAD-dependent oxidoreductase, giving the protein MSAGHHLKRPYEIHERNDFVGGHAITIEEKGYRFDRTGHLLHLRDEAMRRWVTTLLKDRTVTVERKSRVFSHGVYTRYPYQANTFGLPPDIAYECLTGFLEALQKQAQTTEPNTFEEFCLKYFGEGFSKHFMIPYNAKLWGTHPREITAQWCSRFVPMPKLDDVIAGAVGKNDRELGYNTNFLYPKQGIGELPKALYKGLEQHTLLEHAPTSIDFQNKRIHFQDGSRDYQALIATLPLDILLALLQDLPADIQEAASKLRCNPLWYLDVALQRPCGVDLHWAYVPEERFPFYRVGCYSNFSEQMAPPGKAGLYVELSSREKPDMAILLPKVIEGLIEMRIIDKADDVAFASPRLISHAYVLYDHNYYGALDRIKPFLARHNIIPTGRYGDWNYSSMEDALLFGQKAAQQAEELCT; this is encoded by the coding sequence ATGTCCGCCGGACATCACCTCAAGCGGCCCTACGAAATCCACGAACGTAACGATTTTGTTGGAGGGCATGCCATCACCATCGAAGAGAAAGGCTATCGCTTCGATCGGACAGGTCATCTTTTGCATCTACGCGACGAGGCCATGCGTCGTTGGGTCACTACCCTCCTTAAGGATCGCACCGTCACCGTGGAGCGCAAAAGTCGTGTGTTTAGCCATGGCGTTTACACACGCTATCCCTACCAAGCAAACACCTTTGGCCTTCCCCCCGATATTGCCTACGAATGCCTTACCGGTTTCTTGGAAGCTCTGCAAAAACAAGCACAGACCACCGAGCCAAACACCTTCGAAGAGTTTTGCTTAAAATATTTCGGTGAAGGTTTTAGCAAGCACTTCATGATCCCCTACAACGCCAAACTTTGGGGAACGCATCCACGAGAGATTACCGCGCAGTGGTGTTCACGCTTTGTTCCCATGCCGAAACTTGATGATGTGATCGCTGGTGCGGTGGGCAAAAATGATCGCGAACTTGGCTACAACACCAATTTTCTCTATCCCAAGCAGGGCATCGGCGAGCTCCCTAAGGCCCTTTACAAAGGCCTCGAGCAACATACGCTGCTCGAGCACGCTCCCACAAGCATCGATTTTCAAAACAAACGCATTCATTTCCAAGATGGCAGTCGGGACTATCAAGCACTGATTGCAACCCTTCCCTTGGATATATTACTTGCTTTACTCCAAGACCTGCCAGCCGACATTCAAGAAGCAGCAAGCAAACTGCGCTGCAATCCCTTGTGGTATTTAGACGTTGCCTTACAAAGGCCATGCGGGGTTGATTTGCATTGGGCTTATGTACCCGAGGAGCGATTCCCATTTTACCGCGTTGGCTGCTACTCCAACTTTAGCGAACAAATGGCGCCACCAGGCAAAGCAGGTCTGTACGTCGAGCTTTCTTCGAGGGAAAAACCCGATATGGCGATCTTGCTACCAAAAGTCATCGAGGGTTTAATTGAAATGCGCATCATCGATAAAGCAGACGACGTCGCCTTTGCATCTCCGCGGCTGATTTCCCATGCCTATGTGCTGTACGATCACAACTACTACGGTGCCCTAGACAGAATTAAGCCCTTTTTAGCCCGACATAACATTATCCCGACCGGGCGTTACGGCGATTGGAATTACTCTTCGATGGAAGATGCGCTACTCTTCGGCCAAAAGGCAGCTCAGCAAGCCGAGGAACTCTGCACATGA
- a CDS encoding class I mannose-6-phosphate isomerase — protein sequence MKTILLKANNFTPLKRTPWAGTRIAKQFKNELGLDFSSAQIGESWELSVEPDFPSYAMQSNQSLAEILASEPEAYLGKEYQAGRNSTALLVKLLDAGEALSVQIHPSDNYQGLKPEEAGKPESWYVLAASPNSGVYVGLKKGASKEAMRQCLQERGDFSEFLHFVALEPGDFLVIEAGMPHAVGAGVTLIEPQHVLPGKRGVTYRYWDWNRRYAKDGSADPQGSPRELHLDHALAVTNWDLAENDAWLTRVFRRSGRANTTGSVQLDALCGKGSKALPSDFLNVSRIQGNGSLRIPDSGYLMGLTVVAGEITIEAERDSVTVKKGESAAIPAVFSGNGQLHCKQAHALISTVNVSQD from the coding sequence GTGAAAACTATTCTCCTAAAAGCCAACAATTTTACACCCTTAAAGCGCACACCATGGGCGGGCACTCGAATTGCAAAGCAATTCAAAAACGAACTTGGTCTCGACTTTTCGAGCGCTCAGATAGGTGAAAGTTGGGAGCTATCGGTCGAGCCGGACTTTCCGTCCTACGCCATGCAAAGCAATCAAAGCCTGGCAGAGATTTTGGCTTCGGAGCCCGAGGCTTATCTGGGCAAGGAATATCAGGCCGGACGCAACTCAACGGCATTGCTAGTCAAGCTGCTTGATGCCGGAGAAGCCCTGTCCGTGCAAATTCATCCCAGCGATAACTACCAAGGACTAAAACCCGAGGAAGCCGGCAAACCCGAGAGTTGGTATGTGCTCGCAGCCTCGCCAAATAGCGGCGTTTATGTCGGCCTTAAAAAAGGCGCTAGCAAAGAGGCCATGCGCCAATGTCTTCAGGAGCGAGGGGACTTTTCTGAGTTTCTTCACTTCGTGGCACTCGAGCCAGGTGATTTTTTGGTGATTGAAGCCGGCATGCCTCACGCAGTCGGCGCGGGGGTCACCCTGATCGAGCCACAACATGTCCTGCCCGGTAAGCGAGGGGTGACTTATCGTTACTGGGATTGGAATCGCCGCTATGCCAAAGATGGCTCGGCGGATCCTCAAGGTAGCCCGCGCGAGCTGCATCTCGATCACGCACTCGCAGTCACCAACTGGGATCTTGCTGAAAATGACGCTTGGCTTACACGCGTCTTTCGGCGCAGCGGCAGAGCCAACACCACCGGCAGCGTTCAATTGGATGCACTCTGCGGGAAAGGATCAAAAGCTCTGCCTTCTGATTTTCTAAACGTCAGCCGCATCCAGGGCAACGGCAGCCTTCGGATTCCAGATAGCGGTTATCTCATGGGGCTTACCGTTGTCGCTGGCGAGATTACCATCGAGGCTGAGCGCGACTCGGTCACTGTAAAAAAAGGCGAGAGCGCCGCAATTCCAGCTGTTTTTAGCGGAAACGGTCAATTGCACTGCAAGCAAGCGCATGCCTTAATTAGTACGGTAAATGTAAGCCAAGACTAG
- a CDS encoding (deoxy)nucleoside triphosphate pyrophosphohydrolase, translating into MPESENKVIRVVAAVIEREGRYLITQRRATAVLPLLWEFPGGRREEGENDTEALQREIAERLDAKVEVGQLISYVSHPYAHYTVDLFLYECRLLSEALTPKAVLSYRWVHSKEFDDYEFTPADEASMNKLLGVGG; encoded by the coding sequence GTGCCGGAAAGCGAAAACAAAGTCATTCGGGTAGTAGCAGCAGTGATCGAACGAGAGGGTCGATACCTCATCACCCAACGCAGAGCGACTGCTGTCCTTCCTCTGCTATGGGAATTTCCAGGGGGACGACGCGAAGAAGGTGAAAACGACACCGAAGCGCTTCAGCGTGAGATTGCTGAACGTCTTGATGCAAAGGTAGAAGTGGGACAACTCATCTCTTATGTGAGCCATCCTTATGCCCACTACACCGTCGATCTTTTTTTGTACGAGTGTCGCTTGTTGAGCGAAGCTCTTACGCCCAAAGCTGTGCTGAGCTACCGGTGGGTGCATTCCAAAGAGTTTGATGACTACGAGTTTACCCCAGCGGATGAAGCCTCGATGAACAAGCTTCTTGGGGTCGGTGGGTGA
- a CDS encoding YbjQ family protein: protein MLLSNMESIPGKEILECLGLVSGSTVRAKHLGRDMVASLKNMVGGELKGYTELLQEAREEALRRMQKEAELRGANAVLNVRFSTSSVAQGAAELFAYGTAVRVSA, encoded by the coding sequence GTGTTGCTCAGCAATATGGAAAGCATTCCCGGCAAAGAGATTCTAGAATGCCTTGGCTTGGTGTCTGGCAGTACGGTTCGAGCCAAGCACCTTGGTCGAGATATGGTAGCAAGTTTAAAAAACATGGTCGGTGGTGAGCTCAAAGGTTATACCGAACTTTTGCAAGAAGCTCGTGAGGAAGCACTTCGACGTATGCAGAAAGAGGCTGAGCTGCGCGGGGCGAACGCTGTGCTCAATGTGCGATTCTCAACGAGTAGTGTAGCCCAGGGCGCCGCTGAGCTTTTTGCGTACGGCACTGCCGTGCGAGTCTCAGCGTGA
- a CDS encoding heavy metal-binding domain-containing protein, whose protein sequence is MIQAAFVLAIVATIMVSSRLLERYHFRQIRLREETFSHIPISTNCPSGHEVDDSEVALVTGSIVIAADRVSQFQFLLRALFGGHITRYDALFERARREALLRLKEQALELNFERIVNVRLQTALLGDSHRSEQRKVRVEVLAYGTATRRKK, encoded by the coding sequence GTGATTCAAGCAGCTTTTGTCCTCGCCATTGTAGCAACCATTATGGTGAGCTCTCGATTGCTGGAGCGCTATCATTTTAGACAGATCCGGTTGAGGGAAGAAACGTTTAGCCACATTCCGATTTCAACTAACTGCCCCTCCGGTCATGAAGTGGATGATTCGGAAGTTGCTTTGGTTACGGGGAGTATAGTGATCGCAGCCGATCGAGTTTCTCAGTTTCAGTTTTTATTACGTGCTTTGTTCGGTGGGCACATTACGCGCTACGATGCTCTTTTTGAACGTGCTCGCCGTGAAGCGTTGCTGAGACTCAAAGAGCAAGCGCTAGAGCTTAACTTCGAGCGAATCGTAAACGTGCGTCTGCAAACTGCGTTGCTAGGAGATAGCCATCGTTCCGAACAACGAAAAGTGAGAGTGGAAGTCTTGGCCTACGGTACGGCTACTCGTCGTAAAAAATAG
- a CDS encoding PilZ domain-containing protein, with amino-acid sequence MSYSGVEKSSTARTSLGAALEALQADTNIPGDVMEVASNIAGAVGALFEAEHASSEVDGKSCVKRAIAILSQTLALLQDVRAENQGIELATKTIAEAMSTLYPLSTAQTRFPPAHDAQPDAEKFAYAKTQFQTASQMPKPVANTPSIQPDKAASVPPVSHAPQSPSHTPHPASASPSAQPAVSGAPATENRAVSVPISAERQELEANIGANTETNLFVGFSGEISEGGVFVATYNVLAKGTPVHLLLTLPGGFEMNLFGVVRFVRDPMDFSSDSEPGIGGAFESLSQEHRQLLLRFIQKRPPIFYDE; translated from the coding sequence ATGAGTTATTCTGGAGTCGAAAAATCAAGTACTGCCCGAACGTCTCTCGGTGCCGCTCTTGAAGCTTTGCAAGCAGACACAAACATACCCGGCGATGTTATGGAAGTAGCGTCCAATATCGCTGGGGCAGTAGGCGCTTTGTTTGAAGCCGAACATGCAAGTTCGGAAGTCGATGGTAAAAGCTGCGTTAAAAGGGCTATTGCCATCTTGAGTCAAACACTCGCCCTACTGCAAGATGTTCGCGCTGAAAACCAAGGCATCGAGCTTGCGACAAAAACAATCGCCGAAGCGATGTCCACCCTCTATCCTCTTTCCACAGCGCAAACGCGCTTCCCACCGGCACACGATGCTCAGCCGGATGCGGAAAAATTTGCTTACGCAAAAACGCAATTCCAAACGGCATCACAAATGCCAAAACCAGTAGCGAATACTCCCTCTATCCAACCCGACAAAGCAGCTTCGGTTCCGCCAGTTTCACACGCACCGCAAAGCCCATCGCACACCCCGCATCCAGCATCGGCTTCGCCTTCAGCACAGCCCGCAGTATCCGGGGCCCCTGCCACTGAAAACAGAGCAGTCTCTGTACCAATCAGCGCAGAGCGCCAGGAACTCGAAGCCAATATTGGCGCAAACACTGAAACCAACCTTTTCGTCGGCTTTAGCGGCGAAATCTCGGAAGGCGGCGTATTCGTAGCTACCTACAATGTTTTGGCGAAAGGCACCCCAGTGCACCTGCTCCTTACTTTGCCTGGTGGCTTCGAGATGAATCTTTTTGGAGTAGTACGTTTTGTACGTGACCCAATGGATTTTTCCTCGGACTCCGAGCCCGGCATTGGTGGTGCCTTTGAATCGCTGAGCCAAGAGCACCGTCAGTTGCTTTTACGCTTCATCCAGAAGCGTCCGCCTATTTTTTACGACGAGTAG
- a CDS encoding DUF3467 domain-containing protein — MNQSTVGIQIKADDEVAKGRFANLAQVGSAHDSFVLDFAFVQGGAGWLLSRLLMSPSHAKRFHSALGETLARHEERFGAIEPAPNLQ; from the coding sequence ATGAACCAAAGTACAGTTGGAATTCAAATCAAAGCCGATGATGAGGTTGCCAAGGGCCGCTTTGCCAACTTGGCTCAAGTCGGCAGCGCTCACGATTCCTTCGTATTGGACTTTGCATTTGTACAAGGTGGCGCAGGATGGTTACTGTCTAGACTGCTTATGTCACCTTCGCATGCCAAACGTTTTCACTCTGCTCTGGGCGAGACTCTCGCACGACACGAAGAGCGCTTCGGAGCAATCGAACCAGCCCCGAACTTGCAATAG
- a CDS encoding SET domain-containing protein-lysine N-methyltransferase produces MLHPDTELCFISPEIGYGVVATRDIPRGTITWVLDPLDQILSPRRLDLLDRTHAEILETYTWRDAKGRRIMCWDFGRYMNHHCDANTFAIGGVEFEIAVQDIPAGVQISSDYGALNLERPFACRCGSEQCRGTIYPEDFERLASRWDAKIQEAVVDIDRTVQPLFSHLSEEDKRFCQSEHLPGNTPSILAHRYRAKVQRVNGKVNNALTP; encoded by the coding sequence ATGCTTCATCCAGATACTGAATTGTGTTTCATCAGCCCTGAGATAGGTTATGGGGTTGTTGCAACACGCGATATTCCGCGTGGGACAATCACGTGGGTACTTGATCCTTTAGACCAAATCTTAAGTCCACGCAGACTTGACCTTCTAGATAGAACACATGCGGAGATTCTAGAAACCTATACTTGGCGTGATGCCAAGGGACGACGCATCATGTGTTGGGATTTTGGCAGATATATGAACCATCATTGTGATGCCAACACTTTTGCCATTGGCGGGGTGGAGTTCGAGATTGCGGTTCAGGACATTCCTGCAGGGGTACAAATTAGTAGTGATTATGGTGCGCTTAATCTTGAAAGGCCTTTTGCCTGCCGATGCGGTTCGGAGCAATGCAGGGGAACGATTTACCCTGAGGACTTTGAGCGGCTTGCTTCACGATGGGATGCGAAGATTCAGGAGGCAGTCGTGGATATAGACCGGACCGTGCAACCTCTCTTTTCTCACCTATCTGAGGAAGATAAACGTTTTTGTCAAAGTGAGCATTTGCCCGGAAATACGCCATCGATTCTTGCTCATCGCTATAGGGCTAAAGTGCAAAGAGTTAACGGCAAAGTAAACAACGCATTGACGCCCTAA
- a CDS encoding beta-propeller domain-containing protein, with protein sequence MKKRDVLQSPNSRHGVPCYLNQCLFMVLAFLLLALCACSHSYEDNYSFAKGSLRSIEDCDALGAAVKARLWEKIKESINDNEKALLDAIDSGFKYYGLCYTGPNYEDGYGSADAGVASTAAQDTAPRPLSADEYSSTNNQVAGVDEADFIKNDGTFIYVLAGNILQILQGWPATDFNVVSETTIEAMPQKLFVTDTRAVVLASPEPSCDGQNIDYNNYGAPSDYNPYYSSSGFELFVYDIENRKAPKLLERIEHSGNFVDSRRIANDIHVVLSDASSMLSDIDYYPASLAEAYCDDADQVSREDVQVAFERLRRRMHARVYSLVLDEHIPHGTVYRYDGGQQDEGQPLNASCQGFYEAPVDSGNDYLSVLSLALDKENAVASTTIVGGEGEVYSSSESLYVASVYYEQSDSVALAGTVQSPGYYPGFSGSESTLVHKLALSSGAKPAEYRGSGNVPGRVLNQFSMDEHNGFLRIATTQGYVGSGGDSSNGLYVLEEGADATGKVALNVTGSIDGLAKTEDIRSVRFDGDRGFVVTFKKPILCIPLI encoded by the coding sequence ATGAAAAAACGAGATGTCTTGCAAAGCCCAAACTCGCGACACGGAGTCCCGTGCTATTTAAACCAGTGCCTCTTTATGGTTTTGGCTTTTCTGCTTTTAGCGCTTTGTGCGTGTTCACATTCCTATGAGGACAACTATAGCTTTGCGAAGGGTAGTTTGCGTAGCATTGAAGATTGCGATGCACTTGGGGCTGCTGTTAAAGCTAGACTTTGGGAAAAGATCAAAGAAAGTATTAATGACAATGAAAAAGCGTTGCTTGATGCAATCGATTCAGGCTTTAAATATTATGGACTTTGCTATACAGGACCGAACTACGAGGATGGCTACGGTTCTGCTGACGCGGGTGTGGCGAGCACAGCCGCGCAAGACACCGCTCCTAGGCCCCTAAGCGCTGATGAATACAGTAGTACAAATAATCAAGTCGCCGGAGTTGATGAAGCTGATTTTATAAAAAACGATGGCACTTTTATTTACGTGCTTGCTGGAAATATCTTGCAAATCCTTCAAGGCTGGCCGGCCACAGACTTCAATGTTGTCTCGGAAACCACTATCGAGGCAATGCCCCAAAAGCTTTTTGTAACCGATACTAGGGCTGTGGTTTTAGCTTCACCCGAGCCGAGCTGCGATGGACAAAACATTGACTATAACAATTATGGCGCGCCTTCGGACTATAATCCCTATTATTCATCCTCTGGCTTTGAGCTTTTTGTTTACGACATTGAGAATCGCAAGGCACCTAAGCTCCTAGAGCGTATCGAGCATAGTGGAAACTTTGTGGATTCACGACGGATTGCGAATGATATTCATGTTGTGCTTAGCGATGCGTCGTCAATGCTTTCCGATATTGATTACTATCCCGCCAGTCTGGCTGAAGCATATTGCGATGATGCAGATCAGGTTTCTCGTGAAGATGTTCAAGTCGCTTTCGAGCGGCTGCGCCGAAGAATGCATGCGCGAGTTTACAGCCTCGTGCTTGATGAGCATATCCCCCATGGCACCGTTTATCGCTACGACGGGGGACAGCAAGATGAGGGGCAGCCTTTGAACGCAAGCTGTCAGGGCTTTTATGAAGCGCCCGTAGACAGCGGCAATGATTACCTTTCGGTGTTATCGCTTGCTCTTGATAAAGAAAATGCGGTGGCATCGACGACAATCGTGGGCGGGGAGGGCGAAGTTTACTCGTCAAGTGAGAGTCTGTACGTTGCAAGTGTTTACTATGAACAAAGTGACTCTGTGGCTCTGGCAGGGACGGTTCAAAGTCCTGGCTACTATCCTGGATTTTCTGGCAGCGAATCTACCCTTGTGCATAAACTAGCGTTGTCCTCCGGAGCAAAACCAGCGGAGTATCGAGGATCTGGAAATGTTCCAGGGCGTGTGCTCAACCAGTTTTCGATGGATGAGCACAATGGCTTTTTACGCATTGCAACAACTCAAGGCTATGTTGGCTCGGGGGGTGATAGCAGCAACGGTCTGTATGTTCTTGAGGAGGGTGCTGACGCTACGGGTAAAGTTGCTTTGAACGTGACAGGCTCAATTGATGGTTTAGCGAAAACGGAAGACATTCGTTCGGTGCGCTTTGACGGCGACCGTGGTTTTGTGGTCACTTTCAAAAAACCGATCCTTTGTATACCTTTGATTTGA
- a CDS encoding beta-propeller domain-containing protein, which produces MSNPRAPKVTGELKIPGFSTYMHFMDETHLLTIGFDASDQGDFAWFTGIMLQIFDVQGDTATLLHKEIIGSRGTTSDATDDHLAFNYFPSDASGRAGKLAIPMGICEGGNQDGGYGSELTFNGLLVFDVSVEQGFSLTGMLDHQMPHKSRVRRTIGAAAIATTGGNHRTPRSSAAFSCGEMAMKSSIRLRRIEFGW; this is translated from the coding sequence TTGAGTAATCCACGTGCACCCAAGGTAACGGGCGAGCTAAAGATTCCGGGTTTCTCTACCTACATGCATTTTATGGATGAAACTCATCTGCTCACCATCGGTTTTGATGCAAGTGATCAAGGCGATTTTGCCTGGTTCACTGGCATCATGCTGCAGATCTTTGATGTGCAAGGGGATACTGCGACTCTGCTACACAAAGAAATCATTGGAAGCCGTGGGACGACCTCGGATGCAACGGATGATCATCTCGCCTTTAACTACTTCCCTTCAGATGCTTCGGGTAGGGCTGGTAAGTTAGCAATCCCCATGGGTATCTGTGAAGGTGGCAATCAAGATGGAGGCTATGGCTCCGAGCTTACCTTTAATGGCTTGCTGGTTTTTGATGTGAGCGTTGAGCAAGGTTTTTCTTTGACGGGTATGCTCGATCACCAGATGCCGCACAAGAGCAGAGTTCGCCGTACTATTGGGGCGGCAGCGATTGCTACAACTGGTGGCAATCACCGAACTCCGCGGTCAAGCGCAGCATTTTCATGCGGGGAAATGGCGATGAAATCGTCTATTCGGTTGCGCCGGATCGAATTCGGATGGTGA
- a CDS encoding cation:proton antiporter, whose product MQAARSFVPQGAVTVAGADTILAAGFVLLIAFYSGRLFAGLGLPKLTGYIAAGVVFGPSAIELLSEQMLTDLRLVNGVAVCLIALSAGIETDLRALRSLLKAIAWISALAVLGTIALLTLTLFLLKDYLSFFHGLDVLQAVSVAGVLAVTIAAQSPAVVVALREELRADGPLIRTILGVVVIADLLVIVCFALMSSVAQMSLGGGPGVQATVQKMLWEIFGSIGAGLVVALAFFTYLRKVRQNEAMFLLAVCIVVAEIGQRIELDPLIVALTAGVTLKNTTGLGERLVSSIEVTTTPVFVLFFAVAGATIHLDVLASVGPIALLLVVVRAAGFFGGNAVASRIANAPSVVVKYAAFGLLPQAGLALALALLFSQTFPSLGQSAAGLVLGVVAINELIAPVLLRTVLLRSGEGKNITETVPQSAAS is encoded by the coding sequence ATGCAGGCTGCGCGCTCCTTTGTGCCTCAAGGAGCCGTTACTGTGGCGGGTGCCGATACCATTTTGGCGGCCGGGTTTGTGTTGCTGATTGCATTTTATTCAGGACGCCTTTTTGCCGGCTTGGGGTTGCCGAAACTCACTGGCTACATTGCTGCCGGCGTTGTTTTTGGACCCAGTGCCATCGAACTGCTGAGTGAGCAGATGTTGACGGATTTGCGGTTGGTTAATGGCGTGGCTGTATGTCTTATCGCGCTGAGTGCTGGGATTGAAACCGACTTGCGTGCTTTACGTTCTTTGCTCAAGGCCATTGCATGGATAAGCGCCTTGGCAGTGCTTGGCACCATTGCCTTGCTTACGCTGACTCTATTCCTGCTTAAGGATTATCTTTCATTTTTTCACGGCCTTGATGTCTTGCAAGCGGTGTCGGTAGCTGGCGTCTTGGCAGTAACCATTGCAGCTCAGTCGCCCGCCGTAGTGGTCGCGCTTCGTGAGGAGCTCCGAGCGGACGGCCCGTTGATCCGAACCATCCTTGGTGTCGTTGTGATTGCTGATTTATTGGTGATTGTTTGCTTTGCCTTGATGTCATCGGTGGCGCAAATGTCGCTAGGCGGCGGTCCGGGGGTGCAGGCCACGGTGCAAAAAATGCTGTGGGAAATCTTTGGATCGATTGGGGCTGGGCTGGTCGTTGCTTTGGCTTTTTTCACCTACTTGCGCAAAGTAAGACAAAACGAGGCGATGTTTTTGCTTGCGGTATGCATTGTAGTAGCCGAAATAGGGCAGCGTATTGAGCTTGATCCTTTGATTGTGGCACTGACTGCCGGGGTGACATTAAAGAACACGACCGGTCTTGGCGAGCGCTTGGTGAGTAGTATCGAAGTGACCACAACGCCGGTGTTTGTGTTGTTTTTCGCGGTGGCGGGTGCCACGATTCACCTCGATGTTTTAGCGTCGGTCGGTCCAATCGCGTTGCTTTTAGTCGTAGTGCGTGCAGCGGGATTTTTTGGCGGCAATGCTGTGGCCAGCCGTATCGCCAACGCTCCATCTGTGGTGGTCAAGTATGCCGCATTTGGTCTTTTGCCTCAGGCGGGGCTAGCGCTAGCGCTGGCTCTGCTTTTTTCTCAGACCTTTCCTAGTCTGGGGCAAAGCGCAGCGGGCCTTGTTTTAGGCGTTGTGGCAATCAATGAACTTATCGCGCCCGTATTGTTGCGGACCGTGCTGCTACGGTCCGGGGAAGGCAAGAACATCACCGAAACTGTTCCACAAAGTGCGGCTAGCTAA